Proteins encoded together in one Lepus europaeus isolate LE1 chromosome 13, mLepTim1.pri, whole genome shotgun sequence window:
- the MAPRE3 gene encoding microtubule-associated protein RP/EB family member 3 isoform X1, whose protein sequence is MAVNVYSTSVTSENLSRHDMLAWVNDSLHLNYTKIEQLCSGAAYCQFMDMLFPGCVHLRKVKFQAKLEHEYIHNFKVLQAAFKKMGVDKIIPVEKLVKGKFQDNFEFIQWFKKFFDANYDGKDYNPLLARQGQDVAPPPNPVPQRTSPTGPKNMQTSGRLSNVAPPCILRKNPPAARNGGHETDAQILELNQQLLDLKLTVDGLEKERDFYFSKLRDIELICQEHESENSPVISGIIGILYATEEGFAPPEDDEIEEHQQEDQDEY, encoded by the exons ATGGCCGTCAATGTGTACTCCACATCCGTGACCAGTGAGAATCTGAGTCGCCATGACATGCTTGCGTGGGTCAACGACTCCCTGCACCTCAACTACACCAAGATCGAGCAGCTCTGTTCag GGGCGGCCTACTGCCAGTTCATGGACATGCTCTTCCCGGGCTGTGTGCACCTGAGGAAGGTGAAGTTCCAGGCCAAGCTAGAACACGAGTACATCCACAACTTCAAGGTGCTGCAGGCGGCCTTCAAGAAGATGGGTGTCGACAAA ATCATTCCTGTAGAGAAATTAGTGAAAGGAAAATTCCAAGATAATTTTGAGTTTATTCAGTGGTTTAAGAAATTCTTTGATGCAAACTATGATGGAAAGGATTACAACCCTCTGCTGGCGCGGCAGGGCCAGGACGTAGCGCCACCTCCTAACCCAG TTCCACAGAGGACATCTCCCACAGGCCCCAAAAACATGCAGACCTCCGGCCGGCTGAGCAACGTGGCCCCACCCTGCATCCTCCGCAAGAACCCGCCAGCGGCCCGGAATGGCGGCCACGAGACCGACGCGCAGATTCTCGAGCTCAACCAACAG CTCTTGGACTTGAAGCTGACGGTGGATGGGCTGGAGAAGGAGCGCGACTTCTACTTCAGCAAACTGCGTGACATTGAGCTCATCTGCCAGGAGCACGAGAGTGAGAACAGCCCGGTCATCTCCGGCATCATCGGCATTCTCTATGCCACAGAG GAAGGATTTGCACCCCCTGAGGACGACGAGATCGAGGAACACCAACAGGAAGACCAGGACGAGTACTGA
- the MAPRE3 gene encoding microtubule-associated protein RP/EB family member 3 isoform X2 codes for MAVNVYSTSVTSENLSRHDMLAWVNDSLHLNYTKIEQLCSGAAYCQFMDMLFPGCVHLRKVKFQAKLEHEYIHNFKVLQAAFKKMGVDKIIPVEKLVKGKFQDNFEFIQWFKKFFDANYDGKDYNPLLARQGQDVAPPPNPGDQIFNKSKKLIGTAVPQRTSPTGPKNMQTSGRLSNVAPPCILRKNPPAARNGGHETDAQILELNQQLLDLKLTVDGLEKERDFYFSKLRDIELICQEHESENSPVISGIIGILYATEEGFAPPEDDEIEEHQQEDQDEY; via the exons ATGGCCGTCAATGTGTACTCCACATCCGTGACCAGTGAGAATCTGAGTCGCCATGACATGCTTGCGTGGGTCAACGACTCCCTGCACCTCAACTACACCAAGATCGAGCAGCTCTGTTCag GGGCGGCCTACTGCCAGTTCATGGACATGCTCTTCCCGGGCTGTGTGCACCTGAGGAAGGTGAAGTTCCAGGCCAAGCTAGAACACGAGTACATCCACAACTTCAAGGTGCTGCAGGCGGCCTTCAAGAAGATGGGTGTCGACAAA ATCATTCCTGTAGAGAAATTAGTGAAAGGAAAATTCCAAGATAATTTTGAGTTTATTCAGTGGTTTAAGAAATTCTTTGATGCAAACTATGATGGAAAGGATTACAACCCTCTGCTGGCGCGGCAGGGCCAGGACGTAGCGCCACCTCCTAACCCAGGTGATCAGATCTTCAACAAATCCAAGAAACtcattggcacagcag TTCCACAGAGGACATCTCCCACAGGCCCCAAAAACATGCAGACCTCCGGCCGGCTGAGCAACGTGGCCCCACCCTGCATCCTCCGCAAGAACCCGCCAGCGGCCCGGAATGGCGGCCACGAGACCGACGCGCAGATTCTCGAGCTCAACCAACAG CTCTTGGACTTGAAGCTGACGGTGGATGGGCTGGAGAAGGAGCGCGACTTCTACTTCAGCAAACTGCGTGACATTGAGCTCATCTGCCAGGAGCACGAGAGTGAGAACAGCCCGGTCATCTCCGGCATCATCGGCATTCTCTATGCCACAGAG GAAGGATTTGCACCCCCTGAGGACGACGAGATCGAGGAACACCAACAGGAAGACCAGGACGAGTACTGA